CTCAGCTTCAATGTTTCCGCAGGCGATTATCTGTGCATAGTCGGCGAGAACGGAAGCGGAAAATCCACCCTTATGAAAACCATTCTCGGACTGCGCTCTGCTTTATCGGGAGAGATAATCTTCGGTGACGGTCTTAAACAGACCGAGATAGGCTATCTTCCCCAGCAGACCGCCGCACAGAAGGACTTTCCCGCTACCGTGCGTGAGGTAGTACTTTCGGGCTGTCTTGGCAGAAAAGGGCTTTCTCCCTTTTATTCAAAAGCCGACAAGAAGCTCTGCGAGGATAACATAGAGCTTCTCGGCATAACCGGCATTGCCCACCGCAGCTACCGCAATCTGTCTGGCGGTCAGCAACAGCGTGTACTGCTTGCCCGTGCGCTTTGTGCGACAGGAAAACTTCTTCTCCTCGATGAGCCCGTTTCCGGACTTGACCCTATGGTTACTGCCGAAATGTATGAGATAATAAGCAGGCTGAATCGCG
This window of the [Eubacterium] siraeum genome carries:
- a CDS encoding ABC transporter ATP-binding protein encodes the protein MSYLIECKNLTAGYEGMPVVKDLSFNVSAGDYLCIVGENGSGKSTLMKTILGLRSALSGEIIFGDGLKQTEIGYLPQQTAAQKDFPATVREVVLSGCLGRKGLSPFYSKADKKLCEDNIELLGITGIAHRSYRNLSGGQQQRVLLARALCATGKLLLLDEPVSGLDPMVTAEMYEIISRLNREQGITIIMISHDLQGALKYGTKILHMESGAYFFGTTAEYRSTDIFHAMSTCDCHCTCDHHTGSKEAR